The following are encoded in a window of Oncorhynchus mykiss isolate Arlee chromosome 11, USDA_OmykA_1.1, whole genome shotgun sequence genomic DNA:
- the LOC118937353 gene encoding serine/threonine-protein phosphatase 1 regulatory subunit 10-like, whose translation MRVWCAGDCLSNAYESIEQPETLRSARWAIKASTLLPPQPRGGSRPLHSSHPSPGGGSRPLHSSHPSPGGGSRPLHSSHPSPGGGSRPLHSSHPSPGGGSRPLHSSHPSPGGGSRARLMFSPSHRLCTKGSDARSLEAAHMKTTVPAHRWSVFESNALLAERGKRFCYPHPLGYV comes from the exons ATGCGCGTCTGGTGCGCTGGAGACTGCCTGTCAAATGCCTATGAGTCCATAGAGCAGCCAGAGACCCTACGGAGCGCCAGATGGGCCATTAAG GCCTCTACACTCCTCCCACCCCAGCCCAGGGGTGGATCCAGGCCTCTACACTCCTCCCACCCCAGCCCAGGGGGTGGATCCAGACCTCTACACTCCTCCCACCCCAGCCCAGGAGGTGGATCCAGGCCTCTACACTCCTCCCACCCCAGCCCAGGGGGTGGATCCAGGCCTCTACACTCCTCCCACCCCAGCCCAGGGGGTGGATCCAGGCCTCTACACTCCTCCCATCCCAGCCCAGGGGGTGGATCCAGAGCCAGGCTCATGTTCAGTCCAAGTCACAGGCTGTGTACTAAAGGCTCCGACGCCAGGTCTCTTGAGGCAGCTCACATGAAAACGACAGTACCGGCACACCGGTGGTCAGTGTTCGAATCAAACGCACTGTTAGCGGAGCGCGGCAAGCGCTTCTGCTACCCACACCCGTTAGGGTACGTCTGA